A genomic segment from Vagococcus zengguangii encodes:
- a CDS encoding DUF262 domain-containing protein, producing MVETVTIGVNVINREEFTEQIDVRFVKETNDIEEYKYYNLENEYLSKRDITISLDKEKSQVFNVDIEFSENIVDSAEEIRLEFTKSYNDKLYKLQSQDEEEDIEEVDNEIKPYDPTLIRVDQKLFTIESTVEKIMKKSIDLNPEFQRKFVWTDITRKSRLIESVMLRIPLPVFYLSEDEDGIYHVLDGLQRLSVLNSYLNNGFRLKNLEYLEEECGGKFFQPLSEDEDERKAEYEKNPNKYLPQKYVRRINDTMLNFNVVDSRTPDQAKYDIFRRINTGGKPLNRQEMRNAMATPHTRQLLKSLSDLEIFKKATAYSVKDTRFADQELILRFIGFYLIDNEYKHSVQYKGAMANFLDQVIENLNKYYSNREKFQNDIFQAFKRSMENSYELFGDKGFKRTTVINKALFLSVSRNAYRYELINDYNAEQNVELRDLFFNYNYELNDDNNTFWIGKVEKLELKSRTIDDSLSTGTNEILKIESAYTIMAEILEVLINESN from the coding sequence ATGGTAGAAACAGTTACTATTGGGGTAAATGTAATTAACAGAGAAGAGTTTACTGAACAAATTGATGTGCGATTTGTTAAAGAAACTAACGATATTGAAGAGTATAAATACTATAATTTAGAAAATGAGTATTTATCGAAAAGAGATATTACTATTAGTCTAGATAAAGAAAAATCACAGGTATTTAATGTTGACATTGAATTTAGTGAAAATATAGTAGATAGTGCTGAAGAAATCAGATTAGAATTCACAAAATCTTATAATGATAAACTATACAAATTACAATCTCAAGATGAAGAGGAAGATATAGAAGAAGTAGATAACGAGATTAAGCCTTATGATCCAACACTAATTAGAGTTGACCAGAAGTTATTTACAATTGAAAGTACAGTTGAAAAAATAATGAAGAAATCCATAGATTTAAATCCTGAGTTCCAAAGAAAATTTGTTTGGACGGATATTACAAGGAAATCTAGATTAATAGAGTCTGTGATGTTACGTATTCCTTTACCAGTATTTTATTTATCTGAAGACGAAGATGGAATTTATCATGTGTTAGATGGATTACAAAGATTATCAGTATTAAATTCATATTTAAATAATGGTTTTAGATTGAAAAATTTAGAGTATTTAGAGGAAGAATGTGGAGGGAAATTTTTCCAGCCATTGTCAGAAGATGAAGATGAACGTAAAGCAGAGTACGAAAAAAATCCTAATAAATATTTACCACAAAAATATGTCAGAAGAATTAATGATACAATGCTAAATTTTAACGTAGTTGACTCAAGAACTCCAGATCAAGCTAAATATGATATTTTTAGAAGGATTAATACAGGTGGGAAGCCATTAAATCGCCAAGAAATGAGAAATGCGATGGCAACACCACATACTAGACAGTTACTAAAAAGTCTTTCTGATTTAGAAATATTTAAAAAAGCAACTGCATATTCAGTAAAAGATACTAGATTTGCTGATCAAGAGCTAATACTAAGATTCATAGGATTTTATTTGATTGATAATGAGTATAAGCATTCCGTTCAATACAAAGGCGCAATGGCTAATTTTTTAGACCAAGTTATTGAAAATTTAAACAAATATTATTCTAATAGAGAAAAATTTCAGAATGACATTTTTCAAGCTTTTAAAAGGTCAATGGAAAATTCATATGAACTTTTTGGTGATAAAGGTTTTAAAAGGACTACAGTAATAAATAAGGCTTTGTTTCTATCAGTTTCTAGAAATGCGTATAGATATGAGTTAATAAATGATTATAATGCAGAGCAAAATGTTGAGTTGAGAGATCTATTCTTTAATTATAATTATGAATTGAATGATGATAATAATACTTTTTGGATTGGAAAAGTAGAAAAGCTAGAATTAAAGAGCCGAACTATAGATGATTCGTTAAGTACGGGTACAAACGAAATATTAAAAATAGAAAGTGCATATACAATAATGGCTGAAATACTGGAGGTATTGATTAATGAATCAAATTAA
- a CDS encoding PTS transporter subunit EIIC: MKKMMSWLADSFAPTMKEFFSRPWLSGISSSMQKIIPFILAGSLIYCYNVVKSFIPSLPDLSPILNFSFGIITLIITFMIANQCMEKLNHPEYVINAGLTSIGVLLLAIMPVGSEADSIQALLSRLGPTGIAVGMVVGIFVSIIFNLWAKLKFLKDSSIPDFVTSWINTIIPMVVCLAIAMVLVDVLGLDIFEIILGAFEPVAKIGQTLPGFILICLIPAFFYTMGVSSWLWGAVTTPIFMSGIQANIDAVAQGQPALNIVTSETVFTMTFITMGGMCATLALNVLMCFSKSNELKMLGRIFIVPSFFNINEPIMFGAPVVFNPLLMIPSWINAIIGPIYVWIIMKMGLLNIPDKMIQVGQIPAPFSSVMVTEDFRAVLWWLLLFVIYLIIWYPFFKVYEKEKIEGKMEISN; encoded by the coding sequence ATGAAAAAAATGATGAGTTGGTTAGCAGATAGTTTTGCTCCTACTATGAAGGAATTTTTTTCTAGACCATGGTTATCAGGTATTTCTTCTAGTATGCAAAAAATAATTCCTTTTATTTTAGCAGGATCATTAATATATTGCTATAACGTAGTAAAGTCATTTATTCCAAGTTTACCTGACTTATCTCCAATATTAAATTTTAGTTTTGGTATTATTACATTGATTATCACTTTTATGATTGCTAATCAATGTATGGAAAAATTAAATCATCCTGAATATGTAATTAATGCAGGCCTAACTTCTATTGGTGTATTATTATTAGCTATCATGCCAGTTGGAAGTGAAGCTGACAGTATTCAAGCTCTGCTTTCAAGATTAGGACCTACGGGAATAGCAGTGGGGATGGTTGTTGGTATTTTTGTTTCCATTATTTTTAACCTTTGGGCCAAATTAAAGTTTTTAAAAGATAGTAGTATTCCGGATTTTGTTACTTCTTGGATTAATACCATTATTCCAATGGTGGTATGTTTGGCTATAGCTATGGTTTTAGTGGATGTATTAGGATTAGATATCTTTGAAATAATATTAGGTGCATTTGAACCTGTTGCTAAGATAGGACAAACATTGCCTGGATTTATATTAATTTGTTTAATTCCAGCTTTTTTCTATACAATGGGGGTTTCAAGTTGGTTATGGGGTGCTGTTACCACACCAATTTTCATGTCAGGAATTCAGGCAAATATAGATGCTGTTGCTCAAGGACAACCAGCATTAAATATTGTAACAAGTGAAACCGTTTTCACTATGACTTTTATCACCATGGGGGGGATGTGTGCGACTTTAGCGCTTAATGTGTTAATGTGTTTTTCTAAATCAAATGAGTTAAAAATGCTAGGAAGAATTTTCATAGTTCCCTCATTCTTCAATATTAATGAACCTATCATGTTTGGAGCGCCAGTGGTATTTAACCCACTATTGATGATACCATCTTGGATTAATGCAATAATTGGCCCAATCTATGTTTGGATTATTATGAAAATGGGATTATTAAATATTCCAGACAAAATGATACAAGTAGGTCAAATTCCAGCACCATTTAGTAGTGTAATGGTGACGGAAGATTTTAGAGCTGTTTTGTGGTGGTTATTACTATTTGTTATTTACCTGATTATTTGGTATCCATTCTTCAAAGTTTATGAAAAAGAAAAGATTGAAGGAAAAATGGAGATTTCTAATTAG
- a CDS encoding PTS sugar transporter subunit IIB produces MEQTKILLCCGAGMSSGFIASNARKVANKKKLPVSVEARSHTEVNEYLSSIDVLMIGPHYANELESFEKLAAPYNVPVLVIPQDVYATLNGEKVIELALEAKKG; encoded by the coding sequence ATGGAACAAACAAAAATTTTATTATGCTGTGGTGCTGGAATGTCGAGTGGATTTATAGCGAGTAATGCTAGAAAGGTTGCTAATAAGAAAAAATTACCAGTAAGTGTTGAGGCAAGGAGTCATACAGAAGTAAATGAATATTTATCATCAATAGATGTATTAATGATTGGACCTCATTACGCTAATGAATTAGAATCTTTTGAAAAATTAGCAGCACCATATAATGTACCTGTATTAGTTATTCCACAAGATGTTTATGCAACATTAAATGGTGAAAAAGTTATTGAATTAGCTTTAGAAGCTAAGAAAGGATAA
- a CDS encoding PTS lactose/cellobiose transporter subunit IIA yields the protein MKDNELVMVAMEIILHAGDARLKIEDSLKEAKTFNFDLSENLMEEANKEIVLAHKSQTNVIQNEASGKNYGSSLLFNHAQDTLMTINSEVRMANHMIDILKIISNLKENE from the coding sequence ATGAAAGACAACGAACTAGTAATGGTTGCAATGGAGATTATTTTGCACGCGGGCGATGCTAGATTGAAAATTGAAGATAGTTTAAAAGAAGCTAAAACATTTAATTTTGATTTATCAGAAAACCTAATGGAAGAAGCTAATAAAGAAATTGTATTAGCTCATAAATCGCAAACGAATGTTATTCAGAATGAAGCATCAGGTAAAAATTATGGATCCTCCTTACTTTTCAATCATGCGCAAGATACATTAATGACTATTAATTCCGAAGTCAGAATGGCTAATCATATGATTGATATTCTTAAAATAATTAGCAACTTAAAGGAGAATGAATAA
- a CDS encoding AAA family ATPase translates to MNQINMLRINGLKSYIEDTEIKLNNLNVFSGVNSVGKSTAIQSLLLLKLLFDNFRETSREVSETYLNSEKFGLELGTYEKIITGNNDHFEIGLNNLTFKIVKKEKDSLKVSTEIGIHNFDNQINIVDNRFYYLSAERIGPRNYQKIDSLGIENCGIRGENSFHILNKYADDIVDEGLLYDKTATRSEKTLKKQTETWLNSFFEGVEFSSTLDTALRLVKLEVKQKNHDMGYVSLNNVGFGLSYVLPIILTCLISEENSLIIVENPEAHLHPKGQSLLGQFLAQVSSSHRQVIIETHSEHVINGMRLYYLKKKMDEDSLVINFFSIEDGRTKVSRIPLNNRLELLEWPDDFFDQQENDLKNMRIIRRNYD, encoded by the coding sequence ATGAATCAAATTAATATGTTAAGGATTAATGGATTAAAAAGTTATATAGAAGATACAGAAATAAAATTAAATAATTTAAATGTTTTTTCTGGGGTGAATTCAGTCGGTAAATCTACAGCAATTCAATCATTATTATTACTTAAATTACTATTTGATAATTTTCGAGAAACTTCTAGGGAAGTAAGTGAAACGTATTTGAATAGTGAAAAATTTGGATTAGAATTAGGTACGTATGAAAAAATTATTACAGGGAATAATGATCATTTCGAAATTGGATTAAATAATCTTACCTTTAAAATAGTAAAAAAAGAAAAAGATTCATTAAAAGTGAGCACAGAAATAGGAATTCATAACTTTGATAATCAAATAAATATTGTTGATAATAGGTTTTACTATTTATCAGCAGAAAGAATTGGTCCTAGAAATTATCAAAAGATTGATAGTTTAGGAATTGAAAATTGTGGAATAAGAGGAGAAAATTCATTTCACATATTAAATAAATATGCTGATGATATCGTAGATGAGGGATTATTATATGATAAGACAGCAACACGATCGGAGAAAACTTTAAAGAAACAAACTGAAACCTGGCTGAATAGTTTTTTTGAGGGTGTTGAATTCAGTTCAACTCTTGATACTGCGTTGAGATTAGTGAAACTTGAAGTTAAACAAAAAAATCATGATATGGGATATGTTTCGTTAAATAATGTGGGTTTTGGCTTATCATATGTGTTACCAATTATATTAACATGTTTGATATCTGAAGAAAATTCTTTAATAATAGTAGAAAATCCCGAAGCCCATTTACATCCTAAGGGTCAGTCACTATTAGGACAGTTTTTAGCTCAGGTTTCTTCAAGTCACCGTCAAGTGATAATTGAAACTCATAGTGAACATGTTATTAACGGTATGCGATTATATTATTTGAAGAAAAAGATGGATGAAGACAGTTTGGTAATAAATTTTTTCTCAATTGAAGATGGTAGAACGAAGGTTTCACGAATACCATTAAATAATAGGTTAGAATTATTAGAATGGCCGGATGATTTTTTTGATCAACAAGAGAATGATTTGAAAAATATGAGAATAATAAGGAGAAATTATGATTAG
- a CDS encoding BglG family transcription antiterminator, with translation MDNKHINLINLLKKSNQPITSNELALKLNISSRTVKNYVKEINSGEKVPIIISSNNGYQLNSIDVKSPEEKHIPQTYSERSKYVISQLIFNQLEAINIFDLCEDLFLSYSSIKSLINKMNTSYTSHNVSFRLKKNLVYFKGKEEDKRKFISFIITDNLSIGTISKTQLTEIFPRLDIDACYSIIKHELNENNYYINDFAMINIVTHLLIMIDRKQQGNNLVLLEDDNTNSIDSSFLSFIDEIEKKFDIHFSYTEIDILYNLFSCNVNYVGNKNIQLEDVIDKIGKKTYTFTKNIIKKINSIYLIDLNNNEFIFPFALHIKNLITRIKNTTSSNINPLKNIIKSNNPIIFEIATHISLLISDEYKIKIPEEEISFIAMHIGGEMERVKINESKIPTLVICPNYNNLDNNLTSVLYKHFENDIDIKDTFTSENELQVFFNNIPNSQKFLLLSTIPLSKTTNNGNTLVLISPFNIQDQMFNILNGISQYKDNTKNQLLVSNFDKFFSPNLFFNFDTYDMNLLITKLCANLVEHNLVDTNFEHDVFIRENMSSTSFGKIAIPHSIHMNAAKTSISVCISKKGMKWGDNVVNIIFLLAINQQDYHIFRNLYESLINVFTFPSTIEQAKKCSTLEEFKEIILRSLNK, from the coding sequence TTGGATAATAAGCATATTAATTTAATCAATTTATTAAAAAAAAGCAATCAACCTATTACTAGTAACGAACTTGCTCTGAAATTAAATATTTCATCCCGAACAGTAAAAAATTATGTCAAAGAAATTAATTCCGGCGAAAAAGTACCTATCATTATTTCTTCTAATAATGGTTATCAATTAAACTCTATTGATGTAAAAAGTCCTGAGGAAAAACATATTCCTCAGACATATAGTGAGCGATCTAAATATGTAATTAGTCAACTTATTTTTAATCAACTAGAGGCTATTAATATCTTTGATTTATGTGAAGATTTATTTCTTAGTTACTCATCTATAAAATCATTAATAAATAAAATGAATACTAGTTACACTAGTCATAACGTATCATTTCGGTTAAAAAAAAATTTAGTATATTTTAAAGGAAAAGAAGAAGATAAAAGAAAATTTATTAGTTTTATCATTACTGATAATTTATCAATAGGAACAATAAGCAAAACACAATTGACTGAAATTTTCCCTAGACTAGATATTGATGCTTGTTATTCTATTATTAAACATGAGCTTAATGAAAATAATTATTATATTAATGACTTTGCTATGATAAATATTGTTACCCATTTACTTATTATGATTGATAGAAAACAACAAGGAAATAATTTAGTGCTTCTTGAAGATGATAATACTAATTCCATAGACTCAAGTTTTCTTTCATTCATTGATGAAATTGAAAAAAAGTTTGATATTCATTTTTCATATACTGAAATCGATATTTTATATAATTTATTCTCTTGTAATGTAAATTATGTAGGTAATAAAAATATTCAGCTAGAAGATGTCATTGATAAAATTGGAAAAAAAACATATACTTTCACTAAAAATATTATAAAAAAAATTAATAGTATCTATTTAATTGATCTAAATAATAATGAATTTATTTTCCCATTTGCTTTACACATTAAAAATTTGATTACACGAATAAAAAATACTACATCTTCAAATATCAACCCTTTAAAAAATATTATTAAATCAAATAACCCAATTATTTTTGAAATAGCAACACATATTTCTCTCTTAATAAGCGATGAGTATAAAATAAAAATACCTGAAGAAGAGATTTCTTTTATTGCTATGCATATTGGTGGAGAAATGGAGAGAGTAAAGATAAATGAATCTAAAATCCCGACTCTCGTTATCTGTCCCAATTATAATAATTTGGATAACAATTTAACATCAGTGCTTTATAAACATTTTGAAAATGACATAGATATAAAAGATACATTTACATCAGAAAATGAATTACAAGTGTTTTTTAATAATATTCCTAATAGTCAAAAATTTTTATTGCTAAGCACTATCCCATTAAGTAAGACTACTAATAATGGAAACACGCTTGTTCTTATTTCACCATTTAATATTCAAGACCAAATGTTTAATATATTAAATGGTATATCTCAATATAAAGACAACACAAAAAATCAATTATTAGTTTCTAATTTTGATAAATTTTTCTCACCAAACTTATTTTTTAATTTCGACACTTATGACATGAATCTGCTTATCACTAAATTGTGTGCTAATTTAGTAGAACATAATTTAGTTGATACTAACTTTGAACATGATGTTTTTATCAGAGAAAACATGTCTTCTACCTCATTCGGAAAAATAGCTATCCCTCATTCAATACATATGAATGCTGCCAAAACAAGCATTTCCGTTTGTATTTCTAAAAAAGGAATGAAATGGGGAGATAACGTAGTTAATATCATATTTTTGTTAGCAATAAATCAACAAGATTATCATATTTTTCGAAATCTCTATGAATCATTAATAAATGTTTTTACATTTCCTTCAACCATAGAACAAGCAAAAAAATGCTCTACATTAGAAGAATTCAAAGAGATCATCTTACGATCACTCAACAAATAA
- a CDS encoding glycoside hydrolase family 1 protein: MKKVVNNFPDNFLWGGAVAACQIEGAYDEDGRGLSTSDLHAYSTKLDRSNIEKEGGGTLQEIKQMIEDNDSYFPKRFGIDFYHTYKSDLSLMQELGLKAFRTSISWSRIFPNGDEKDPNEKGIEFYDQLIDEIIRDGMEPVITMSHYDIPVNLITNYGGFANRKVLDFFVNYAKVLLERYGDRVKYWIVFNQLNLVPHIQFGSLGLYEDESDNMLQLMYQAVHHQFVACAKVKKMANEISPNALIGTMVADGTMYPATCKPEDIVFTMKKNRMQYFFTDVQLRGEYPQYALRFFNDNNISLKFLSDDEELIKNYTMDYIAISYYYSKVADSTKNNMKPFDGEQNPYLKPTLWEWRADPLGLYNSLSQYWDRYQKPIFITENGLGAIDVVDENNEIHDQYRIEYLKNHIIQVKEAVKDGANIIGYLSWAPIDIVSSSSAEMSKRYGYVYVDQDDFGKGTKDRIKKDSFDWYKKVIETNGDNL, encoded by the coding sequence ATGAAAAAAGTGGTAAATAATTTTCCTGATAATTTTTTGTGGGGAGGCGCTGTAGCTGCTTGCCAAATTGAAGGGGCATATGATGAAGACGGTAGAGGGTTGTCAACATCTGATTTACATGCCTATTCGACTAAATTAGATAGATCTAATATTGAAAAAGAAGGAGGAGGAACACTTCAAGAAATTAAACAAATGATAGAAGATAACGACAGTTATTTTCCAAAAAGATTTGGGATAGATTTTTATCATACATATAAATCTGATTTAAGTTTAATGCAAGAACTAGGGTTAAAGGCTTTTAGGACAAGTATATCTTGGTCAAGAATTTTCCCAAATGGTGATGAAAAGGACCCAAATGAAAAAGGAATAGAGTTTTATGATCAACTAATTGATGAAATAATAAGAGATGGAATGGAACCTGTTATCACAATGTCCCATTACGATATACCTGTAAATTTGATAACAAATTATGGGGGATTTGCCAATCGAAAAGTTTTAGATTTCTTTGTAAATTATGCTAAAGTATTGTTAGAACGTTACGGTGATCGAGTAAAATATTGGATAGTATTTAATCAGTTAAACTTAGTTCCTCATATTCAATTTGGGAGTTTGGGATTGTATGAAGATGAATCAGACAATATGCTACAGTTAATGTATCAAGCTGTACACCATCAATTCGTGGCATGTGCAAAAGTAAAAAAAATGGCAAATGAAATTTCGCCAAATGCTTTGATCGGTACGATGGTAGCAGATGGTACCATGTATCCAGCTACATGTAAACCAGAAGATATCGTCTTTACAATGAAAAAAAATAGGATGCAGTACTTCTTTACGGATGTTCAATTAAGAGGGGAGTATCCTCAATATGCTCTACGTTTCTTTAATGATAATAATATTTCGTTAAAATTTCTTTCAGATGACGAAGAGTTGATAAAAAATTATACGATGGATTATATAGCTATTTCATATTATTATAGCAAAGTAGCGGACTCTACTAAAAATAATATGAAACCATTTGATGGAGAGCAAAACCCTTATTTAAAACCTACTCTTTGGGAATGGCGTGCTGATCCTTTAGGATTATATAATTCTTTGTCACAATATTGGGACAGATATCAAAAGCCAATCTTTATTACCGAGAATGGCCTAGGAGCTATTGATGTAGTTGATGAAAATAATGAAATTCATGATCAATATCGTATTGAATATCTAAAAAATCATATTATTCAAGTGAAGGAAGCAGTTAAGGATGGAGCAAATATTATTGGATATTTAAGTTGGGCTCCTATTGATATTGTAAGTTCTTCTAGCGCAGAAATGAGTAAAAGATATGGATATGTCTATGTTGATCAAGATGATTTTGGTAAAGGAACAAAGGATAGAATAAAAAAAGATAGCTTTGATTGGTATAAAAAAGTTATTGAAACAAATGGGGATAATTTATAA
- a CDS encoding glycoside hydrolase family 1 protein, with translation MNKKGFSDDFLWGAATSAYQVEGAAFTNGKKASQQDIINQNNYKERGFATAEIASDHYHHYKEDVALMKEMGFSTYRFSISWSRIFPDGVGEVNEEGIQFYRNLIAELHANNIEPIVTLYHYDLPWALVEKYNGWLDRQVVKDFEYYARYVITEFKDQVKYWTTINEQSVIVQYWTTKNYVPKELQSNNQLRFQINHHMNLAHAVACKLVHEIVPNGQVGAALGYSPVYPLSSKPEDVMAAQNAHDLRNSYYLDIYFKGEYTKAASIYLEEHGLAPIIEKGDMELIKEGYSDFLALNYYASECAKACPINSGKKIRFNGVNYSGKKGEISGYETHPGFYEMCKNPNLDTTDWDWAIDPIGLEYILRDIYTRYGKPLMITENGLGAFDKLTVDKKIHDDYRISYLREHIKAMSRAIDYGVEMIAYCPWSAIDLLSTSNGVKKRYGFVYVDRTDDDPKQCERIRKDSFYWYKKVIENNGRELVE, from the coding sequence ATGAATAAAAAAGGATTTAGTGATGATTTTTTGTGGGGAGCTGCAACAAGCGCGTATCAAGTTGAAGGTGCGGCGTTTACAAATGGTAAAAAAGCTTCTCAGCAAGATATAATTAACCAAAATAATTACAAAGAACGTGGGTTTGCAACTGCTGAAATAGCCAGTGATCATTATCATCATTATAAAGAAGATGTTGCATTAATGAAGGAAATGGGTTTTTCTACCTATCGTTTTTCGATTTCTTGGTCGAGAATTTTCCCAGATGGGGTAGGTGAGGTTAACGAAGAAGGTATTCAATTTTATCGTAATTTAATTGCTGAATTACATGCTAATAATATTGAACCGATAGTTACTCTATATCATTATGATTTACCTTGGGCATTAGTAGAAAAATACAATGGTTGGTTAGATCGTCAGGTTGTAAAAGATTTTGAATACTATGCTAGATATGTCATTACAGAATTTAAGGATCAAGTTAAATATTGGACGACTATTAATGAGCAAAGTGTCATTGTTCAATATTGGACGACTAAAAACTATGTTCCAAAAGAACTACAAAGTAACAATCAATTAAGATTTCAAATTAATCACCATATGAATTTGGCACATGCCGTGGCTTGTAAGTTAGTTCATGAAATTGTACCAAATGGTCAAGTAGGAGCAGCTTTGGGTTATTCACCTGTTTATCCATTAAGTTCTAAACCAGAAGATGTTATGGCGGCTCAGAATGCACATGATTTGAGAAATTCTTATTATCTTGATATTTATTTTAAAGGGGAGTACACAAAAGCAGCCAGTATTTATTTGGAAGAACACGGACTTGCACCAATAATTGAAAAGGGTGATATGGAATTAATTAAAGAAGGTTATTCAGATTTTCTTGCGTTGAATTATTATGCAAGTGAATGTGCAAAGGCATGTCCGATTAATTCTGGTAAAAAAATTCGTTTTAATGGTGTTAACTATTCTGGAAAGAAAGGTGAAATATCTGGATATGAAACACATCCAGGCTTTTATGAAATGTGCAAAAATCCAAATTTAGATACAACAGATTGGGATTGGGCCATTGATCCAATAGGTTTAGAATATATTCTTCGTGATATTTATACAAGATATGGTAAACCTTTAATGATTACTGAGAATGGACTAGGTGCTTTTGATAAATTAACAGTTGATAAAAAGATTCATGATGATTATAGAATAAGTTATCTTCGTGAGCATATTAAAGCAATGTCTCGAGCTATAGATTATGGTGTTGAAATGATTGCTTATTGCCCTTGGTCTGCGATTGATTTACTTTCAACTAGTAATGGTGTGAAAAAGAGATATGGTTTTGTATATGTAGATCGTACTGATGATGATCCTAAGCAATGCGAAAGAATTCGAAAAGACTCATTTTACTGGTATAAAAAAGTTATTGAAAATAATGGTAGAGAGCTGGTGGAATAA